One segment of Pangasianodon hypophthalmus isolate fPanHyp1 chromosome 10, fPanHyp1.pri, whole genome shotgun sequence DNA contains the following:
- the adss1 gene encoding adenylosuccinate synthetase isozyme 1, producing the protein MSSSRSGNDHYNPISTSGGAKRPRAESGNRVTVVLGAQWGDEGKGKVVDLLATESDIVCRCQGGNNAGHTVVVEGTEYDFHLLPSGIINTKCISLIGNGVVIHLPGLFEEIDKNEKKGLKGWEKRLVISDRAHIVFDFHQAVDGMQEVQRQAQEGKNIGTTKKGIGPTYACKASRTGLRICDLLADFKEFSTKFKNLAQQYQSMYPALKLDVEGELKKLKDYAERIRPMVRDGVYFMYDAIHGPMKKILVEGANAALLDIDFGTYPFVTSSNCTVGGVCTGLGIPPANIGDVYGVSKAYTTRVGIGAFPTEQLNAVGELLQTRGHEVGVTTGRKRRCGWLDLVILRYAHMINGFTAIALTKLDILDVLDEIKVGVAYKLNGKRIPHFPANMEVLQKVEVEYETLPGWKTDTSAARKWNDLPPKAQNYIRFVENHIGVPIKWVGVGKSRECMIQMF; encoded by the exons ATGTCGTCGAGCCGCTCAGGGAACGACCACTACAACCCCATCAGCACCTCAGGAGGGGCAAAACGACCCCGAGCAGAGTCGGGCAACAGAGTGACCGTGGTGCTCGGAGCGCAATGGGGAGACGAAGGCAAGGGAAAAGTGGTGGACTTGTTGGCCACGGAGTCTGACATCGTCTGCAGGTGTCAG GGAGGAAACAATGCAGGCCACACAGTAGTGGTCGAAGGGACAGAGTATGACTTTCATCTCCTTCCTAGTGGTATCATCAACACCAAATGTATATCACTCATTG GTAACGGCGTAGTCATTCATCTTCCGGGCCTTTTTGAAGAGATTGACAAAAATGAGAAGAAAG GCTTGAAAGGCTGGGAGAAAAGACTCGTCATCTCTGATAGAGCTCACATAG TTTTCGATTTCCATCAGGCTGTGGATGGAATGCAAGAAGTGCAGAGACAAGCACAGGAAGGCAAGAA CATAGGAACGACCAAGAAAGGCATTGGACCAACGTACGCATGCAAGGCATCCCGAACTGGACTTCGCATCTGTGACCTGCTAGCAGATTTTAAAGAGTTTTCCACCAA aTTCAAGAACCTGGCACAGCAGTACCAGTCCATGTATCCGGCTCTTAAATTGGATGTTGAAGGTGAACTAAAAAAACTAAAG GATTATGCAGAGAGAATAAGACCCATGGTGAGGGACGGAGTGTATTTTATGTATGACGCTATTCACGGACCCATGAAGAAAATTCTTGTGGAGGGGGCAAATGCTGCCCTGCTAGACATTGACTTTG GAACCTATCCATTCGTGACATCATCCAACTGCACCGTTGGTGGTGTGTGCACCGGCCTTGGCATTCCACCAGCGAATATTGGAGATGTGTATGGGGTATCAAAAGCCTACACCACTAGAGTCGGAATTGGGGCCTTCCCAACAGAACAACTCAAT GCTGTAGGGGAGCTGTTACAGACAAGAGGTCATGAAGTTGGTGTTACGACGGGCAGGAAGAGACGCTGCGGGTGGCTGGACCTGGTCATCCTTAGATATGCTCACATGATCAACGGCTTCACCGC aATTGCTTTGACTAAACTGGACATTCTTGATGTGcttgatgagattaaagtgggtGTCGCCTACAAACTCAATGGCAAACGAATTCCCCATTTCCCAG CTAATATGGAGGTACTGCAGAAGGTTGAAGTGGAGTATGAGACCTTGCCTGGCTGGAAGACAGATACTTCAGCAGCCAGGAAGTGGAATGATTTGCCCCCCAAAGCCCAGAACTACATCCGCTTTGTGGAGAATCACATTGGTGTACCTA TTAAATGGGTGGGCGTAGGCAAGTCCAGAGAATGCATGATCCAGATGTTCTAG